The genomic segment TCACTGATGGatagttgtgcgtttggtccagctggctgggaATTATTTTCCCAGttaatttgggtaagcactccatttatgtcaaaatagcataGCTGCAAATTCCACAGTTATAAAGTCGTCACTCTCACCCCACTCTCCCGGCTTTTGTCTGCTCcaatgtctcactcttcctttgtgctcgcttctataaaaagcagttcatcctctgtatattcagcttcaaaaataaaaggttgtgaatcctcatttgtctttgttgtttgttaccaagtctgccatgattacaacacactcgtGTTGtctccggaagtaggaacacacatgtgtTGCCGGAAGTtagaagtgcgttgctatggaaacgggaaTTAATGGACTTAAAAAATCACTTCCTGTAAtgattaaaatacagtaaatattgtacatattacgtattgttgtgaaggtgtctgttactacattatatatatacttgcagtgtgtatataaaacattacatattgttatgaaggtgtctgtaacttcattatatatatacttgcagtttgtatattgtacatattacatattgttatgaaggtgtcttttactaccattatatatatatatatatatatatatatatatatatatatatatatatatatatatatatatatatatatatatatacttgcagtgtgcatactatgtatattacatattgttatgaaggtgtctgttactacattatatactgtatatacttgcagtgtgtgtataaaacatattacatattgttatgaaggtgtatgttactacattatatatatatatatatatatatatatatatatatatatatatatatatatatatataatatatatatatatatatataaatatatatatatatatatatatatatatatatatatatatatatatatatatatatatatatatatatatatatatatatatatatatatatatatatatatatatatatatatatatatatatatatatacacacacacatacacttgcagtgtgtatatcaaacatattacatattgttatgaaggtgtctgttactacattatatacgtatatacttgcagcgtgtatataaaactttggagggttttgaagttattttaggctttgaaggctaaaacggtgactcccattagctgcatcttccaagcgtttttagcTAAGCTGGAAACTACTTTTAAATTAActaacaaaacattcaaaaatgacgggaatataaaatataacaaaatacatacataacaaatattaactatatttattgtacccaactttagttgaagcatacattACTTATTGCATAAAGGtgtggggacatacatataaaacaatcacaaaacaatgtttatattacaaaagaaaataataaatataatggaTTGGATTAAACTTGTATAAAACACCactgctcaaatgatgtataaagtaaataataataatatgcttccagaagtggtcaAGAAGATGTTTCaaatgtgaaccagtaaatatgaactaagagggatttatgtgtactcaaaagaaAAGGTATGAAcaattgtaaaacaaatatgtatagcaTATATCAATCATTTACAATTAGACATGAAAATATCTAACACTTCAATATTTCAAAAAGCTATCTAAACTATTACTGTGAATAAGTACaaaagtgaattatgaatatGTATATCTTATAATTGTTATTGTATGTCAtatatgaacaaaaatataaacacagcacttttgtttttgctcccatttttcatgagttgaactcacaAGATGTAAAAGGTTTACTACATACactaaagacctattcctctcaaatatagttgacaaatctgtctaaatctgtgttggtgagtatttcttatttgccaagataatccatcccacctcacaagtgtggcatatcaagttgctgattaaacagcatgataattgcacaggtgtgccttaggctgcccacaataaaaggccactctgaaatgtgcagttataccacacagcacaatgccacagatgtctcaagttttgagggagtgtgcagtcggcatgctgactgcaggaatgtccaccaaagctgttgcctgtgaattgaatgttcatttgtcgaccataagccgtctccaaaggcgtttcagagaatttggcagtacatccaaacggcttcacaaccgcagaccaacgtgcaaccacaccagcccaggacctccacatccagcaggtgcacctgcatgatcgtctgagacccgccacccggacagctgctgcaacaattggtttgcataaccaaagaatttctgtGCAAACTTCGAGAAACTGTTGTGCCATTCACTTGATACCATTACTGCATGTTGCAGTATGACAATGcacagccccatgttgcaaggatttgCACGCAattcctgtaaagtgaaaacatCCCacttcttgcatggccagcatactcagcgGACATGTCACTTATcgagcgtgttccagttcctgacaATATAAAGCAACTTGGCAccgccattgaagaggagtggactaaCATTCCACagaccacaatcaacaacctgatccacTCTACGGAGATGTATtacactgcgtgaggcaaatggtggtcacaccagatactgattgCTTTTCTGAACCCCTCTGACCCCTAATAAAGCAATACTGTAAATTTCAGAGtgaacttttattgtgggcagcctaaggcacacccgtgcaaaaatcatgctgtttaatcagcatcgtgatatgccacacctgtgaggtgggatggattatcttggcaaagaagaaatgctcactaacacagatttgtgaataatgtttgagaggaataggtcttttgtgtatatagtaaacgttttacatctttgagttcaactcatgaaaaaagggagcaaaaacaaaagtgtttggTTCAGTATATGTTTCGTACCGTTTACTCTAACCTTTCAGGTCAAATTGTTCcgttcaattttttatttaaagtacacaatgttgtatattaatccatgtacttgactgaaaaaaaACACTCATCGAAAATAACTAATCTATAAATGGTAGAAGCATATTAACAACTTTGAAAGGGGAAAGTGGTAGAAAAACGGATGCATGGATGAtgttacacacaacaacaatgatgtcacacatgttatatgtgcggATGTTGTTGCAAAATCAAAGTTATCAAAGTCTTTATGGTTGATTCCAAATCCTGCAGCTTCATTTAcagctgctgttctcaccagcacacttgtgtttcttacactggtacttatgagaaaatctttcaccacacacactgcaactaaacactttctcacctgtgtgtgttctcatgtgtgctgctAGTGTTGATTGGGCAGaaaagcttttgttgcagcttgaacaggaatagggtttttcaccagtgtgtatgctcatgtgtactttcaaatactGGCTTTGTACATAACGTTTACCGCAGCTTGAACaggagaaaggtttttctccggtgtgtgttctcatgtgtactttcaaatattgactttgtacaaaacctttaccacaaattgaacaggtaaacggtttttctccagtgtgtgttctcatgtgtacttttaaattgTTCCCTTCTACAAAAtctttaccacagactgaacagaaaaaaggtttttctccagtgtgtattctcatgtgtgcttttacATTttgactttgtacaaaacctttaccacagattgaacaagaaaatgttttttgtccagtgtgtatttgcatgtgtactttcaaactaccttttagtgaaaaacctttaccacaggctgagcaggaaaaaggtttttctccagtgtgtattctggTATGTACTTTCCACGCATTTTTTCGTACAAATCTTTTACCACAGACAGAgcaggaaaagggtttttctccagtgtgcgtgtgcatgtgtaaattcaacacatttttacgGCCAAAACATTTcccacattctgagcagggaaaaggtttttccccagtgtgtattctcatgtgtctaTTAAGACAACCAGTCCGTTTAaacgttttgtcacagtgagaacatgtcaagggtgtgttgtcagtgtgacatgtcttatcagctttagagtcttcatcatcagtgtcaggagagtgtgatgttgtgtcgtcactatctgatagtggagctaagagcttgtctgcttgtgatcctccacagtggtctccatcagcttctgttgtcatgtgttgagttgagctgctgcttagAGGCTCCACCATTCTcttctcactttcacctttgacctcatcatcttcactcttcacaatcacTGGGAACTCTTCCAACCATAcaagatgctctccctcctgactgatgctgtattcctcctcttcctctttgatgTGGGCGGGCTGTGGTGCCTCCTCTTCTTTAAAATGAAGGGTCAGTTGGTACTCTTCTTTCTTTTTAAGGTGTGGGGTCTGCGGCGTCTCCGCTTCCTCTGTACAATGGGGGGTCAGAGGGTCTTCctccacttttttaatgtgaGGGGTCTCTCGTGGCTCGCCTACATATTTAAGGTGAGAGGGCTGTGGCTCTTCCTGCTCCACCCTGAAGCTCCACTCCTGGTGCTCAAAGAGAATATGTTCTTCACATACGTCTGCATGACACAAGAAGAAAAACACATGCTATAGAAATGTCcagctttgctcagtcacatgaggcATTCAGTACGTTTGAGTGATAATGATGAGTACACTTCCGATTTGACGTCACGTCCGGAAAAGTTGGCTGACTATCGCTGCTGCTGCGGCGAAAAAATTTAAGTactatctttctatctgtgtgcttctaattgttttacagctttctttattcgTTCTCAAACACATTTAGTTGTCCTATCAAACTTGCAAAGCATGCATTCTGTCTCACCGCCCCTCTCTCAGCTAGCTggctgctaagctaacgaagctaaGTTTGTCACGGTCGAAAGCAACTACGCGCCTAAGGTGTCTGCTACTCTTTGCCTATTACtccgaagacagcaagaacttgactcggtgaaagaaacaacctagctagctgctaagctaacgaagctaaGCTCGTCACGGTCGAAAGCAACTAAGTGCCGAAGGCATCTGCTTCCTCACACTGCGgccgaagacagcaagaactcgacacggtgaaagaaacaacgtgagtatggctccctgcgCTTTGTGCACCattctcatggataggttggccctaGAGGACCGTGTCTGCCAGTTAGAACAGAGTAATTTCGTAACTCCAGACGCTGCGGACACATTTGCCAGCGTTagcttgtagcagccctaagcggcctacaagccacggtgaaccggttaagacgcataatagattttgCCTTTTAGCTAGTCCtgcaccccagtctaccgggcaccacacatTAGTCATAGGAGACTCCATCCCCCGGAACATACATCTTggtaaaccagccataattaagtcTATTCCTGgagccagagcacctgacattgaactAATCTTAGGGAGTTGACTCGCAAcgggcctagtaaacacgtacgaccactagctacgcgaacatagttgtacatgtcggctccaatgacactaggatgagacagtcagagattacaaagaggaccatagctaggacttgtaatctcgctagaaagatatcccggcatcgagtacttgtctctaGCCCTGTGCCTGccagaggcaatgatgagaggaatagcagattagtctcgtttAACAAGTCGCTAGCTAGTTTTTGTAGAGGACAGGGACTAACATTTATTGATAAtaggccctctttctggggaaaaccaggcttgctgaggagtgacggccttcaccctaaccgggaaggTGCCATCTCTCTCTCCAGAAATGTAGATTACTATTTGAGTCAAGCTTGACTAACTACCctagagcaagctcggacacaggtaattacagtgtctgttagtccgggtgaggagtcagttaaactaGGACTAACCAGCGCCAGattggaaaattcctgcacacatagcatttctcatagaataatacacaactcgcatatttttttctgtagtgactgtaccagaggtgaacatgcattctactgaggtggcaaattatgacgcaGTCAATGTATCGCcgcaccaagcaaataatctcaagatccccatcatatcaattcctagatgtgatcgaaattatttaaagcgcactacacaaaataaatgtaacgttattaatatcagtactacgcataccattaacaaaaattcctcaaaacagcccactacctatgatatgggctttttaaacatcagatctgtcaggtttaagcaccgaactagaacaagaagcaaggaatcaggcagagacagggttaaattttgctcatgaggagaacacatggagctgcacactcagttacagtctccccccacgctctgaggaacagcccacgcgccccccattttattcaggagttccctagttacatcgctgaggctgcttctaaagggaggggtcacacaTTATGCAAGCAGctcagtagacacaatacgtaattattcagaatggaaatgtgtgaATATCAGATCATTGTTATCCAAAACGGTAATAGAGAAAataatcttaacgtcattggtttcAGCGAAACCTGGCTAATATCAGATGATTTTTTCCCGCTTAACGAGGcgtctcctcctaactatacgagtaCACATATTGcctgtcctcttaaaaggggtcggaggagtcgcactaatatacaatgaaaaccttaaccttacccctaacccaagtaaaaaatataaatcatttgaggtgcttactatgaggtctgtcacaccgctacctctctacctggctgttatctaaaaaaaacaaaattctcGTATGAACTGGTCCTAAATCTTCGTCTGGGAAAAAACATGCCActctatacaacattattcagagGAAAAGAAAACCAAGCTGGAGAGGGGGAACTTTTTACTAGAGATTGGCAATAAGGCCTAAAATCCATATTGCAATATACTATTTGATACAGAAGTGATAATAAAACCCTTTTTAAAGGGGTTACAAAGGCACTTTATTTTGTTGCTAacatgtgcagtaacatattacatAATTtagagttgtattattttctcaaaactattattaatctacttgttaatttactgttaatatctggttactagctgttgtaaaaatgtgtttacctacacttctgttcgaATGTAATAAACAccttttcttctgttgtttgaaacAGTTTTTGGTGATACTAAAAATGtgggtatggatccaataccaagtagttacaggggcagtattcaTTATATTTAGTCAAGTGACTTTTTCTGAGATGTTTACTTTCGGTGAACAAAGTGTTGGTCAATCAAACCAatatggctactgtgcagcaaacagcgTGTAAATTATCTTGAGTAAGCAAGGAGCCTAAatcttaccactaaaagcagatacCAGCAAAAactctaactatgcaatggaatgaATCCCTATACttgatcaaaaaaagatttgtggaGTGATATCAAGTATTATACGTCGGTCATGTCTCCAGACATAcggaactattgtgctccagacaacATTCTACATGACAGAAcaaatgaaaacttggaaaatcaTGGAGGTCTTATTTGTGTGTGgttgggtcaaggacattggtatcaagactctcccggataaatatgcatcgttttgctgaagtaaggttgcatttcatgatttgatTTCACATCTTGCTAGGACCCAGGTCCTTGTAAACAAACTGCAGGTAGCACTTGATAGCCTTGATTCGCTGTTCTTCATATTCCCACTATGAAAACAACTCAAAGATAATCGCTGACACCACTGAAGACCTGGTTGGTTGTGAAAGAAGCCGGAGAAGTAATCACAGCTCACTGTAATGGGTGAGTTTCAGCCATGTTACCTTGATGTTGTTGCACGCGTCGTTACAAGTACGcttgtttttccccgtctttatcaaaatataactatatacatgtcaacattgtgtatgtgctgaaatattcatttatgattgttcatcaaaatataactatagatgtcaacattctgtatgtactgaaagattcatttatgattgttgtcgTTGGTAAAAACTTTACTCTTTTAGGTTtttctcacatttgctttcttttatttaggctccccgagttggtgcttttcgaaacactcctACCAAACGTGTTTAAGaagtacaaataatatcaagataatacttcaatgggaaataataaacattaaaagtagatcaaacagacctttaacgaagtgatcactgcaaactcatgcattctatGACTTTGCTCCCTTGGACTGAAGTGCTATATTCGAGAGACACTTTTCTCTTCGTCAGGTGGTAAAATCTTGCACCctttcgcccttcttgattacctctccgGAAACTCTTATCTATTTGcgattttgagaagaaaaaaaaatcactcgAAGCCTGGGCTCCTGGAGAGGGGGACCAGACTGAAGATAAAACAATACAACTTAAAATGATGTaatatgttactgcgtatgtcagcagataaattaggagcctttgtaacccgttttgaaatagTTCTATTTTCATCTACATACCAAAAAATACAttctgatatatattgttatcacAGGAGGCTGCATTAAATATTGCGATATAGATTTGAGGTCATATCGCCCATCAGTACATCTCATATAGATCTTCTTCTGCAGTTGGGGGCACTTTACcacataacactcctttgggAGGTTAAGTTAACCATGTACAGTTGTGAAGGTGTTTTAACATCATTTGACACAAACTTGTCCAGGATTTTCCACTTTTTCATCATCTTTCCCTTTCAACACAATGTTTACAAACACTGGACCACATGATTTGTTTTACAGCCACAAAtggttgaacttgcacttaccatCTTACACAAATAACTCTACTTTGCTGTGGGCTTTCCTAATATCCGCTGCTGGCTAAACTCTGTTGTAACATAGACAGCACCACATACTCGTCTTGCTCCAGAAATTCTGACCGGTTTGTACAGATAAttagtttatgtatttattacaaattaaAAGAATGTTATTATAATTTTTGGGACCTTTCAAGGACGTAGTTAAAACTCTTAATGACATTTTGATAGAATTTAAGACATCCCAAGGTCTTAAATTGAAAGGATTAGGTTTAAGACTTTCAGtgtgtgagcatgaagtgatgaagcctacttggatgagaggccgaacatcttctaagacaaactgaacagtccagttgtgatggattgaatgtcctgagaataaaatgatatgtggatgttgttcttacttggactgtgatgaagctgtgaggactcaggtggtttgtcttcatggtcttcagtGTTCACAGAGACAActgtcagtggaaacttggtgagatcagcctcctcctgcccgaGAAGACGCTCTTCCTCCTGACAGATACaaacttcctcctcttcctctttattaCGTGGgagctgtggctcctcctctacctctttaatgtgggggggctgctggacgtctgttgggtaaatatgtaaataagattattaaagaatataaatagTTTTTGACTGACACTGTTAAAACAATGAGATTTGTTGTGTTCTTGTGTGTTGTGTAAAAAATTTGtagccaaaaaaacaaaaacaaaaacaagggaaagaccactaaaatgacttcaaaagtggtACAGCGAGTAAAAAACAGGAGGAAAGTTGAAAAGTCTTTATATGTACGAGCCAGAATTGATCGCGGCATTCTTAACTTTACGCTCACTAATTAACTAATTTGTGTAAATGTCGGCCTATCACACCTAAATCGTATATCTAACCTTAACCATAACCTTGTAGTAGCATTGTCATAACCATACTTAAAACAGGGTtgggttttttcttgccctgatgtgggatctgagccgaggatgtcattgtggcttgtgcagccctttgagacactcgtgattaagggctatataagtaaacattgattgattgaacagccATACTATGTTTTTAATCATCATATAAAATACTTTTCTTTAtggtcattttgttggctgggccaaAATGAGCTCTTACAAAACATGCTTTACtaagtttgattgattaattgagaagtttattgacattttaaagaattgaatccatgtaatgctttaaaaagacaAATggaggatggcacaaaaagccaaaaggcttgtttccattgtggtccattaaatattcatcacatttgatacattcaataataaaagatatataacctgtaacatttatttaaaaaattactttaaaaaatggataaattatgtacatatacacagtatacatgtcaggtgatttgaaaaacaatatgtacaaaaaatggggggcgggggggtatatacacactatgtacatgacactttgtacatgattatgcacatgttgactccaagagtgaatgagaaaatatattatacactataaccacaaacctgtttgatgcttcgaagagttgctggggatcaattttggttcagatcaggtagaggttgagctgagccatgattttatggcagttttaaaatttagtagggaacttcaaattttaaggtctgttggtagtgcatttcactgtggtgtttTTATAGAGTATgtccatcaacaattcctctttagaGCACAGCTCCCACATTCACttggagaccatctacgacacgctgaaggaaagtcagtcacctCTATGTTCTTTTCATAAATCAACTGTTGATTACTTTGCTTATTGGAAGATGATTGACaataataaatgtttactttcacttattgGTGCATGTAGGTCAGAATTAGAAGTGAAATTAGTCATGAAACCATATTTGAATTATATCGATTACAATGTCAAATATATttggtgactgtgtgagtttagtgtaaacatgttgatacatacattgtcacaaactgagaggaacatcaacctctcatacATATTGCGTctgaacaatataaaaacaaagcaGTGCATCGTCTTCACAAGACAATCCACCTTCCTATAGACGACATATTtaagaatagtgttaataatcaaatataaagttagtaaacatgtgagcgtaagaagtaaacaaacctgttatgtgtaacacaacttgatgcttcttgaaaacagcgtccaatagttgatgttgtcgctccttctcctcttttgttggacaaagttcctcctcgtactctgctatcgttctttcgcacattttcacacaatcacaacactttacactcacacttgatctctgcttagcgatgtgttgataacttccgcgtctctttgttagcagctaacaagctaagctaactagcaagctaagctagcacgGGAAGCAGCGAAGTGCGCTCAAACTAATGTGTCCGAATACACACGAATACTAACAATGTTTAATCTATTAGACCGCaattatgtgtacatgtatgcactaattaaatatGCAGAACTATAATGGCCACGTTTAGACCTCCGAACAAACGCAATTTTGCTTTTTcttcgttcttcttcttctttttatttacGGCAGACTAGGCGCATTTTAGGCGTATTTCTGCCCTCTACTGGTCTTTATTTGAATTGCTTCGTCCCCTCAGACCCCTTTATAAAGTATAGTCCTTTGCAGGAATTCCAAAACAGCTTTTGTCACTCTTGATGTTCCGAGCTTAATCTGCTTTTCAGTGAAGTGTCCTTGTTTCCAGTTTTTGACAGTTTAGCGTGCATTTTGGCTTCATTGTACTTATTGCAGTCTTTGAGTGAGCATTTCTCATCAGtgttaaagcaccaatgattgtcacacacacacacacttggtgtggtgaaataattatctgcatttgacccctccccttcttccaccccctgggagatgaggggagcagtgagcagcagcggtggccgcgctcgggaatcattttggtgatttaacgtccaattccaacccttgatgctgagtgccaagcagggaggtaatgggtcccatttttgtagtctttggtatgactcggggtatgacctcacgacctaccgatctcagggtggacactctaaccacagtgTGCTGCTCTTTCATCATTTATTTAGCGCAAAGTGCCGCAGCCTCAGTCTTGTATACACTGCAGTGTGCCTCCTTTCCATTTTAAaactttgtgtgtgttttatgttggaTTGTTATGAAAAATAATACCTCCCTTTACTCCCCTGTTCTCACTCTTTTTGCCACATTCTGTCTGTTTCTTGTTGTATTATGCTTTTCCACTCCACCCTTCCATAGATTACTTTTGTTcctttttcatttttgtttaatGCCTTTTTGCTCTGTAGTCAGCCTCCTCATTTCCTTGTACTCCCACGTGTGCTGGCACCCACACAAACCCAACAGTGCACCCCAATCCCTGCATTCTTCACCGCATTACCATTGCTTCACTGATTAAGTCGTTTCTTGCCTCACTTTTCCCACCCTTCAATGCCATCAATACTGCTGCTGAATCGGAGCATATAACTGTCTTTTGTGGCCTAGCCTCCTCCATCCACCAAGTGTCCCTAAAATAGCCACACACTCCACTGTAAATACTGATAGTTTGTTTGAAACCTGATTGCCATGCTGTATTTGGAAATGTGGGATGCTCACTCCTATTGCTGCTGATGtgtacactatattgctaaaagtatttggccacttgccttgactcccatatgaacttgaagtgccatcccattcctaacccatatggttcaatatgatgtcggtccacctttttctGCTATTACAGCTCCAACTCTTCTGggagggctgtccacaaggttgcggagtgtgtttatagggattttcgaccattcttccaaaagctcattggtgaggtcacacacagatgttggtcgagaaggcctggctctca from the Entelurus aequoreus isolate RoL-2023_Sb linkage group LG20, RoL_Eaeq_v1.1, whole genome shotgun sequence genome contains:
- the LOC133635804 gene encoding zinc finger protein 260-like; translation: MCERTIAEYEEELCPTKEEKERQHQLLDAVFKKHQVVLHITDVQQPPHIKEVEEEPQLPRNKEEEEEVCICQEEERLLGQEEADLTKFPLTVVSVNTEDHEDKPPESSQLHHSPNVCEEHILFEHQEWSFRVEQEEPQPSHLKYVGEPRETPHIKKVEEDPLTPHCTEEAETPQTPHLKKKEEYQLTLHFKEEEAPQPAHIKEEEEEYSISQEGEHLVWLEEFPVIVKSEDDEVKGESEKRMVEPLSSSSTQHMTTEADGDHCGGSQADKLLAPLSDSDDTTSHSPDTDDEDSKADKTCHTDNTPLTCSHCDKTFKRTGCLNRHMRIHTGEKPFPCSECGKCFGRKNVLNLHMHTHTGEKPFSCSVCGKRFVRKNAWKVHTRIHTGEKPFSCSACGKGFSLKGSLKVHMQIHTGQKTFSCSICGKGFVQSQNVKAHMRIHTGEKPFFCSVCGKDFVEGNNLKVHMRTHTGEKPFTCSICGKGFVQSQYLKVHMRTHTGEKPFSCSSCGKRYVQSQYLKVHMSIHTGEKPYSCSSCNKSFSAQSTLAAHMRTHTGEKVFSCSVCGERFSHKYQCKKHKCAGENSSCK